In a genomic window of Pseudomonas putida:
- a CDS encoding AAA family ATPase produces the protein MTALNDLNALQASICEAVLGQDQVVRQILLGLLANGHLLLESLPGLAKTRTVKALSRHLDAKMSRIQFTPDLLPSDITGAEVLHQVEGKNEIRFQPGPLFGNLILADEINRAPAKVQAALLEAMEERQITVAGNSHALPDLFIVIATQNPIEQEGTYPLPEAQMDRFLMKVLLDYPSAENESQVLRLLREEEQALGAKTAAVQGFALAQDVIFAARREVSAVHVSTAIDRYLIDLINATRHPADYDADLGRWIAIGASPRGGIGLDRCARADAWLQGQDFVSPDNVRAIVHPVLRHRLQLSYDAVADGVTADQVLDRLLDKVAIPA, from the coding sequence ATGACTGCACTCAATGATCTGAACGCCCTGCAAGCCAGCATTTGCGAGGCCGTGCTCGGCCAGGATCAGGTGGTTCGGCAGATCCTCCTCGGCTTGCTGGCCAACGGTCATTTGTTGCTGGAAAGCCTGCCCGGACTGGCCAAGACCCGCACCGTCAAGGCGCTGTCCAGACACCTGGATGCGAAGATGAGCCGCATCCAGTTCACCCCGGACCTGCTGCCGTCGGACATCACCGGTGCCGAGGTGCTGCACCAGGTCGAAGGCAAAAACGAGATCCGTTTCCAGCCGGGCCCCCTGTTCGGCAACCTGATCCTGGCTGACGAGATCAACCGTGCCCCGGCCAAGGTCCAGGCGGCGTTGCTCGAAGCCATGGAAGAACGGCAAATCACCGTGGCTGGTAACAGCCACGCGCTACCGGATCTGTTCATCGTGATCGCCACGCAGAACCCGATCGAACAGGAAGGCACGTACCCATTACCGGAAGCACAGATGGACCGCTTCCTGATGAAAGTGCTGCTCGATTACCCGAGCGCCGAGAACGAAAGCCAAGTCCTGCGCCTGTTGCGCGAAGAAGAGCAGGCCCTGGGCGCCAAGACCGCTGCGGTACAGGGCTTTGCCCTGGCCCAGGACGTGATCTTCGCTGCGCGCCGCGAGGTCAGCGCCGTACACGTGTCGACCGCCATCGACCGCTACCTGATCGATCTGATCAACGCCACCCGCCACCCCGCCGACTACGACGCCGACCTCGGCCGCTGGATCGCCATCGGCGCCAGCCCGCGCGGTGGTATCGGCCTGGACCGTTGCGCCCGTGCCGATGCGTGGTTGCAGGGGCAGGACTTCGTCTCGCCGGACAACGTACGCGCCATCGTGCACCCGGTGCTGCGCCATCGCCTGCAACTGAGCTACGAC
- a CDS encoding SphA family protein produces MVRACVVRPLLALCVVGTSPLVLAAEGGVGRPITGLQVFSNAGVVPPEPGWVMSLTSFWYDGDLKGNVQVPIAGALSTGVDMKVSYTIANFTHVWDTGKGPWNYASSIGVPVQYTDVSASVTGPRGRTLGTEDTGTQFADALITPIAAGYHFDEVNHLSLSLPIYVPTGAYNEDRLANPGQNNYTFMPTAAFTHLDGKGGEFTLMSSLEFYTENNATDYRNGNIFTLDALWTHGFGNGWSAGMAAGYIQQVTDDSGSGANSGFRGRSVGAGPAVGWQGKFADAQANLSARWVPEFDTKNRPEGNGFSVNLTLAFF; encoded by the coding sequence ATGGTCAGGGCTTGTGTAGTACGTCCTTTGTTGGCCTTGTGCGTGGTGGGCACCAGTCCGTTGGTACTGGCGGCCGAGGGCGGTGTCGGTCGGCCGATCACCGGCCTGCAGGTGTTTTCCAATGCCGGGGTGGTGCCGCCAGAGCCCGGCTGGGTGATGTCATTGACCAGTTTCTGGTATGACGGCGATCTCAAGGGCAACGTGCAGGTCCCGATCGCAGGTGCCTTGAGCACCGGCGTGGACATGAAGGTGTCCTACACCATCGCCAACTTCACTCATGTCTGGGATACGGGCAAGGGGCCGTGGAACTACGCCTCGTCCATCGGCGTACCGGTGCAGTACACCGACGTGAGCGCCAGCGTCACCGGCCCCCGTGGCAGGACGCTGGGCACCGAAGACACCGGCACCCAGTTTGCCGACGCGCTGATCACACCGATTGCCGCCGGCTACCACTTCGACGAGGTCAACCATCTTTCGCTGTCCTTGCCCATCTACGTGCCGACCGGCGCCTACAACGAGGATCGCCTGGCCAACCCCGGGCAGAACAATTACACCTTCATGCCAACTGCGGCGTTCACCCATCTGGATGGCAAGGGCGGCGAATTCACGCTCATGAGCAGCCTGGAGTTCTACACGGAAAACAACGCCACGGATTATCGCAACGGCAACATCTTCACCCTCGATGCACTGTGGACCCATGGTTTCGGCAATGGCTGGAGCGCCGGCATGGCCGCCGGTTATATCCAGCAGGTCACCGACGACTCGGGAAGCGGTGCAAACAGTGGTTTTCGCGGCCGTTCCGTCGGCGCAGGTCCCGCAGTGGGCTGGCAAGGCAAGTTCGCCGACGCCCAGGCCAATCTGAGTGCCCGTTGGGTACCGGAGTTCGACACCAAGAACCGCCCTGAAGGCAACGGTTTCAGCGTCAACCTGACCCTGGCATTTTTCTAG
- a CDS encoding YciI family protein: MRFMIIIKASQDSEAGIMPSTELLTAMGNYNEELAKAGILLAGEGLHPSSKGARVRFSGDKRTVIDGPFAETKELIAGFWLWQVKSKEEAIEWLKRCPNPMPGTEPEIEIRQVFEMEDFGAELTPELREQEERAFGQSRKC, from the coding sequence ATGCGCTTCATGATCATCATCAAAGCCAGCCAGGACTCCGAAGCCGGCATCATGCCCAGCACCGAATTGCTGACCGCCATGGGCAATTACAACGAAGAACTGGCCAAGGCCGGCATCCTCCTCGCCGGCGAAGGCCTGCACCCCAGCAGCAAAGGCGCCCGCGTGCGCTTTTCCGGCGACAAGCGCACGGTGATCGACGGCCCGTTCGCCGAAACCAAGGAACTGATCGCCGGTTTCTGGCTGTGGCAGGTGAAATCGAAGGAAGAAGCCATCGAGTGGCTCAAGCGCTGCCCCAACCCGATGCCGGGGACAGAACCCGAGATCGAGATTCGGCAGGTGTTCGAGATGGAGGATTTCGGCGCAGAACTCACTCCGGAACTGCGGGAGCAGGAAGAGCGGGCATTTGGGCAGTCGAGGAAGTGTTAA
- the tpx gene encoding thiol peroxidase, which translates to MAQVTLKGNPVQVNGQLPQAGSKAPAFSLVAGNLSDVTLKDFAGKRKVLNIFPSIDTPTCATSVRKFNAQANDIANTVVLCISADLPFAQARFCGAEGLENVQNLSTLRGAEFIQNYGVAIADGPLKGLTARAVVVLDENDNVLHSELVKEIAEEPNYEAALAVLK; encoded by the coding sequence ATGGCTCAAGTGACTCTTAAAGGCAATCCGGTTCAAGTCAACGGCCAGTTGCCACAAGCCGGTTCCAAGGCGCCAGCCTTTTCCCTGGTTGCCGGCAATCTGTCCGACGTCACCCTTAAAGACTTTGCCGGCAAGCGCAAAGTGCTGAACATCTTCCCAAGCATCGACACCCCGACCTGCGCCACTTCGGTACGCAAGTTCAATGCCCAGGCCAACGACATCGCCAACACCGTGGTGCTGTGCATCTCCGCTGACCTGCCATTCGCCCAGGCCCGTTTCTGCGGCGCCGAAGGCCTGGAAAACGTGCAGAACCTGTCGACCCTGCGCGGTGCCGAGTTCATCCAGAACTACGGTGTGGCCATCGCTGACGGCCCGCTCAAAGGCCTGACCGCCCGTGCCGTCGTTGTTCTGGACGAGAACGACAACGTGCTGCACAGCGAACTGGTCAAGGAAATCGCTGAAGAGCCGAACTACGAAGCGGCACTCGCCGTTCTGAAGTAA
- a CDS encoding MdtA/MuxA family multidrug efflux RND transporter periplasmic adaptor subunit translates to MVDLSMQSSASRSPRRWLFGLLVLLVIAALCWKFWPGGAAPKEGAQPKAVAGHTGRSGGMRPGFGGATGPVPVRVAPAVKGDFPLYYKALGTVTALNTINVRSRVGGELVKVYFEEGQMVKAGDLLAEIDPRPYQNALLQAEGTLLQNQAQLKNAQMDVERYTGLYKEDSIAKQTLDTAVALVGQFQGTVKTNQAAVNDAKLNLEFTRIRAPITGRVGLRQLDVGNLVAANDTTALAIITQTQPISVAFTLPENSLDTVLARYRSGAKLPAEAWDRGDTKLQATGVLQSLDNQIDVTTGTLKFKARYDNRDQTLFPNQFVNVRLLADTLKDVVLAPSAAIQFGTNGTFVYALDGDKKVKIRQLKIGASDGTNTVVTEGLAAGDRVVLEGTDRLKDGSDVEVVNDPQQVPTNPAGHLQGKSAANSTEPVPADKAKKGGA, encoded by the coding sequence ATGGTTGATCTCTCAATGCAATCCTCCGCTTCCCGTAGTCCCCGTCGCTGGCTGTTCGGCCTGCTCGTCCTGTTGGTCATCGCCGCCCTGTGCTGGAAATTCTGGCCCGGCGGCGCTGCGCCGAAAGAGGGGGCACAGCCCAAGGCCGTAGCGGGGCACACCGGCAGGTCAGGCGGGATGCGTCCGGGGTTTGGCGGCGCTACCGGTCCGGTTCCGGTGCGAGTGGCACCGGCGGTCAAGGGTGACTTCCCGCTGTATTACAAGGCGCTGGGCACGGTGACTGCGCTGAACACCATCAACGTGCGCAGCCGCGTCGGCGGCGAACTGGTCAAGGTCTATTTCGAGGAAGGGCAGATGGTCAAGGCTGGCGATCTGCTGGCTGAAATCGACCCGCGTCCGTACCAGAACGCCTTGCTCCAGGCGGAAGGCACCTTGCTGCAGAATCAGGCACAGCTGAAAAACGCCCAGATGGATGTCGAGCGTTACACCGGCCTGTACAAGGAAGACAGCATCGCCAAGCAGACCCTGGACACCGCGGTAGCGCTGGTCGGCCAGTTCCAGGGCACGGTCAAGACCAATCAGGCGGCGGTCAACGACGCCAAACTCAATCTCGAGTTCACCAGGATTCGCGCCCCCATCACCGGACGCGTCGGCCTGCGTCAGCTGGACGTCGGCAACCTGGTGGCGGCCAACGACACCACGGCGCTGGCGATCATCACCCAGACCCAACCGATCAGCGTCGCGTTCACCCTCCCGGAAAACAGCCTCGACACCGTGCTCGCCCGCTATCGCAGCGGCGCCAAATTGCCCGCCGAAGCCTGGGATCGCGGTGACACCAAGCTGCAGGCCACCGGTGTATTGCAAAGCCTGGACAACCAGATCGACGTCACCACCGGCACCTTGAAGTTCAAGGCCCGCTACGACAACCGCGATCAAACGCTGTTTCCCAACCAGTTCGTCAATGTGCGCCTGTTGGCCGACACCCTGAAAGATGTGGTGCTTGCACCGTCCGCCGCGATCCAGTTCGGCACCAACGGTACGTTCGTCTATGCCCTGGACGGCGACAAGAAGGTCAAGATTCGCCAGCTGAAAATCGGCGCCAGTGACGGCACCAACACCGTGGTCACCGAGGGCCTGGCCGCCGGTGACCGCGTGGTACTGGAAGGCACCGATCGCCTGAAAGACGGCAGCGACGTGGAAGTGGTCAACGATCCGCAACAAGTGCCGACCAACCCGGCCGGTCACCTGCAAGGCAAGTCGGCGGCCAATTCCACTGAGCCTGTGCCTGCCGACAAGGCGAAAAAGGGCGGCGCATGA
- a CDS encoding MdtB/MuxB family multidrug efflux RND transporter permease subunit → MNLSRLFILRPVATTLSMLAIVLAGVIAYRLLPVSALPQVDYPTIRVMTLYPGASPDVMTSAVTAPLERQFGQMPGLTQMASTSSGGASVLTLRFSLDINMDVAEQQVQAAINAATNLLPKDLPAPPVYNKVNPADTPVLTLAITSKTMLLPKLNDLVDTRMAQKIAQISGVGMVSIAGGQRQAVRIKVNPEALAANGLNLSDVRTLIGASNVNQPKGNFDGPTRVSMLDANDQLTSPEDYANLILAYANGAPLRLKDVAQIVDGAENERLAAWANENQAVLLNIQRQPGANVIEVVDRIKALLPSITDNLPAGLDVTVLTDRTQTIRASVKDVQHELLIAIALVVMVTFLFLRRASATIIPSVAVPLSLIGTFGVMYLAGFSVNNLTLMALTIATGFVVDDAIVMLENISRFIEEGDSPLNAALKGAKQIGFTLISLTLSLIAVLIPLLFMADVVGRLFREFAITLAVAILISLVVSLTLTPMMCARLLKREPKEDEQGRFYRASGAFIDWMIAAYGRKLQWVLKHQPLTLLVAIGTLALTVFLYMVVPKGFFPVQDTGVIQGISEAPQSISFAAMSERQQELAKVILADPAVESLSSYIGVDGDNSTLNSGRLLINLKSHSDRDLSATGVIARLQPELDKLVGIRLFMQPVQDLTIEDRVSRTQYQFSMSSPDAELLSLWSGRLVEALADRPELTDVASDLQDKGLQVYLVIDRDAASRVGVSVSNITDALYDAFGQRQISTIYTQASQYRVVLQSQSGEKIGPQALDQIHVKTTDGGQVRLSSLAHIEERQAQLAITHIGQFPAVMMSFNLAPGVALGHAVQIIEQVQKDIGMPIGVQTQFQGAAEAFQASLSSTLLLILAAVVTMYIVLGVLYESYIHPITILSTLPSAAVGALLALILSGNDLGMIAIIGIILLIGIVKKNAIMMIDFALDAERNQGMDPQTAIYQAALLRFRPILMTTLAALFGAVPLMLATGSGAELRQPLGLVMVGGLLLSQILTLFTTPVIYLYFDRLGRRFGKSKAEEVSV, encoded by the coding sequence ATGAACCTCTCGCGGCTGTTCATCCTTCGTCCGGTAGCGACCACCCTGAGCATGCTGGCCATTGTTCTGGCCGGCGTGATCGCCTATCGCCTGTTGCCGGTGTCGGCGTTGCCCCAGGTTGATTACCCGACCATTCGCGTGATGACCCTCTATCCCGGCGCCAGCCCGGACGTTATGACCAGCGCCGTGACCGCACCGCTCGAACGCCAGTTCGGGCAGATGCCCGGCCTGACCCAGATGGCCTCCACCAGCTCCGGTGGCGCCTCGGTGCTGACCCTGCGCTTCAGCCTCGACATCAACATGGATGTCGCCGAACAACAGGTGCAGGCCGCGATCAACGCCGCCACCAACCTGTTGCCCAAGGACCTGCCGGCGCCGCCGGTGTACAACAAGGTCAACCCGGCCGATACGCCGGTGCTGACCCTGGCCATCACTTCCAAGACCATGCTGTTGCCCAAGCTCAACGATCTGGTCGACACCCGCATGGCGCAGAAAATCGCCCAGATCAGCGGCGTCGGCATGGTCAGCATTGCCGGCGGCCAGCGTCAGGCGGTGCGGATCAAGGTCAATCCCGAGGCCCTGGCGGCCAACGGCCTGAACCTGTCGGACGTACGCACCCTGATCGGCGCTTCCAACGTCAACCAGCCCAAGGGCAACTTCGACGGCCCGACCCGGGTGTCGATGCTCGATGCAAACGATCAACTGACCTCGCCGGAGGACTACGCCAACCTGATCCTCGCCTATGCCAACGGTGCACCGTTGCGGCTCAAGGACGTGGCACAGATCGTCGACGGCGCGGAAAACGAACGTCTGGCAGCCTGGGCCAATGAAAACCAGGCGGTGCTGCTGAACATCCAGCGCCAACCGGGGGCCAACGTCATCGAGGTGGTGGACCGGATCAAGGCCCTGCTGCCGAGCATTACCGACAACCTGCCGGCCGGCCTCGACGTGACCGTGCTCACCGACCGCACCCAGACCATCCGCGCCTCGGTCAAGGATGTGCAGCACGAACTGCTGATCGCCATCGCCCTGGTGGTAATGGTCACCTTCCTGTTCCTGCGTCGGGCCAGTGCAACCATCATTCCGTCGGTGGCCGTGCCGCTGTCGCTGATCGGGACCTTCGGTGTGATGTACCTCGCCGGGTTCTCGGTCAACAATCTGACATTGATGGCCCTGACCATCGCCACCGGTTTCGTGGTGGACGATGCGATCGTAATGCTGGAGAACATTTCCCGCTTCATCGAAGAGGGCGACAGCCCGCTGAACGCGGCGCTCAAGGGTGCCAAGCAAATCGGCTTCACCCTGATTTCCCTGACCCTGTCGCTGATCGCGGTACTGATTCCGCTGTTGTTCATGGCCGACGTGGTGGGGCGCTTGTTCCGCGAGTTCGCCATCACCCTGGCGGTGGCGATCCTGATTTCCCTGGTGGTGTCCCTGACCCTGACGCCGATGATGTGCGCGCGCTTGCTCAAGCGTGAACCCAAGGAAGACGAGCAGGGCCGCTTTTACCGTGCCAGCGGTGCCTTCATCGACTGGATGATCGCCGCCTACGGACGCAAATTGCAGTGGGTGCTCAAGCACCAGCCGCTGACGCTGCTGGTCGCCATCGGCACCCTGGCCTTGACCGTGTTCCTCTATATGGTGGTGCCCAAGGGCTTCTTCCCGGTGCAGGACACCGGGGTCATCCAGGGCATTTCCGAAGCGCCGCAGTCGATTTCATTTGCCGCCATGAGCGAGCGACAGCAGGAGTTGGCCAAGGTGATCCTCGCCGATCCAGCGGTGGAGAGTCTGTCGTCCTACATCGGTGTCGACGGTGACAACTCCACCCTCAACAGCGGCCGACTGCTGATCAACCTCAAGTCCCACAGCGACCGTGACCTCAGTGCCACCGGCGTGATTGCCCGCTTACAGCCGGAACTGGACAAGCTGGTCGGTATCCGCCTGTTCATGCAGCCGGTGCAGGACCTGACCATCGAGGACCGGGTCAGCCGCACGCAATACCAGTTCAGCATGTCGTCACCGGATGCCGAGTTGCTCAGCCTGTGGAGCGGGCGTCTGGTCGAGGCCCTGGCCGATCGCCCGGAACTGACCGACGTTGCCAGCGACTTGCAGGACAAAGGCCTGCAGGTCTACCTGGTGATTGACCGCGACGCCGCGTCGCGGGTCGGGGTGTCGGTGTCGAACATTACCGACGCGTTGTACGACGCTTTCGGTCAGCGGCAGATTTCAACGATCTACACCCAGGCCAGCCAGTACCGCGTGGTCTTGCAATCGCAGTCCGGCGAGAAAATCGGCCCGCAGGCGCTGGACCAGATCCACGTCAAGACCACCGATGGCGGTCAGGTTCGCCTGTCCAGCCTGGCGCACATCGAAGAGCGTCAGGCGCAACTGGCTATCACCCACATCGGTCAGTTCCCGGCGGTGATGATGTCCTTCAACCTGGCGCCCGGCGTGGCGCTGGGGCACGCGGTGCAGATCATTGAGCAGGTGCAGAAGGACATCGGCATGCCGATTGGCGTGCAGACCCAGTTCCAGGGCGCCGCCGAGGCCTTCCAGGCGTCGCTGTCGAGCACCTTGCTGCTGATCCTGGCGGCGGTGGTGACCATGTACATCGTGCTGGGCGTGCTGTACGAGAGCTACATCCACCCGATCACCATCCTGTCCACCTTGCCCTCGGCGGCGGTCGGCGCCTTGCTGGCGTTGATCCTCAGCGGCAATGACCTGGGGATGATCGCGATCATCGGCATCATCCTGCTGATCGGTATCGTGAAGAAGAACGCGATCATGATGATCGACTTCGCCCTCGACGCCGAGCGCAACCAGGGCATGGACCCGCAGACTGCGATCTACCAGGCGGCGTTGCTACGGTTCCGGCCGATCCTGATGACCACCCTGGCGGCCCTGTTCGGCGCGGTGCCGCTGATGCTGGCCACCGGGTCTGGTGCGGAGTTGCGTCAGCCGTTGGGTCTGGTGATGGTGGGCGGTCTGTTGCTCAGTCAGATTCTGACGCTGTTCACCACGCCGGTGATCTACCTGTACTTCGACCGGTTGGGTCGGCGTTTCGGCAAATCCAAAGCCGAAGAGGTGTCGGTGTGA
- a CDS encoding efflux RND transporter permease subunit has protein sequence MNLSGPFIKRPVATMLLSLAIMLLGGVSFGLLPVSPLPQMDFPVIVVQASLPGASPEVMASTVATPLERSFGTIAGVNTMSSRSSQGSTRVILQFDLDRDINGAAREVQAAINASRNLLPSGMRSMPTYKKVNPSQAPIMVLSLTSDVLEKGQLYDLASTILSQSLSQVQGVGEVQIGGSSLPAVRIELEPQALNQYGVALDDVRNTIANANVRRPKGSVEDDQRLWQVQANDQLEKAKDYESLIIHYAGGAALRLKDVAKVSDGVEDRYNSGFFNDDSAVLLVINRQAGANIIETVNEIKAQLPALQAVLPASVKLNLAMDRSPVIKATLHEAEMTLLIAVALVILVVFLFLGNFRASLIPTLAVPVSLVGTFAVMYLYGFSLNNLSLMALILATGLVVDDAIVVLENISRHIDEGVKPMKAAYLGAQEVGFTLLSMNVSLVAVFLSILFMGGIIESLFREFSITLAAAIVVSLVVSLTLTPMLCARWLKPHTPGQENRLQRWSQRANEWMVGKYATSLDWVLRHRRLTLLSLFVTVGVNIALYVVVPKTFLPQQDTGQLIGFVRGDDGLSFSVMQPKMETFRRAVLKDDAVESVAGFIGGTNGTNNAFMLVRLKPIKERSISAQKVIERLRKEMPKVPGAQLMLMADQDLQFGGGREQTTSQYSYILQSGDLGALREWYPKVVTALRALPELTAIDAREGRGAQQVKLIVDRDQAKRLGIDMDMVTAVLNNAYSQRQISTIYDSLNQYQVVMEVNQKYAQDPITLNQVQVITADGARVPLSTIAHYENSLEDDRVSHEGQFASESISFDMAEGVTVEQGSAAIERAIAAVGLPEDVIAKMAGTADAFAATQKSQPFMILGALVAVYLVLGVLYESYIHPLTILSTLPSAGVGALLSIYALGGEFSLISLLGLFLLIGVVKKNAILMIDLALQLERHQGMAPLESIRNACLQRLRPILMTTLAAILGALPLLLSRAEGAEMRQPLGLTIIGGLIFSQVLTLYTTPVVYLYLDKLRHRFNKWRGVRTDAALETPL, from the coding sequence ATGAACCTTTCCGGTCCTTTCATCAAACGCCCCGTGGCAACGATGCTGCTTTCATTGGCGATCATGCTGCTGGGCGGCGTGAGCTTCGGTCTTTTGCCCGTGTCGCCGCTGCCACAAATGGACTTCCCGGTGATCGTGGTCCAGGCCAGTCTGCCCGGCGCCAGTCCGGAGGTCATGGCGTCCACCGTGGCCACGCCACTGGAGCGTTCCTTCGGCACCATTGCCGGGGTCAACACCATGAGCAGCCGATCCAGCCAGGGCTCGACCCGGGTGATCCTGCAATTTGACCTCGACCGCGACATCAACGGTGCCGCACGGGAAGTGCAGGCGGCGATCAACGCCTCGCGCAACCTGCTGCCCAGCGGGATGCGCAGCATGCCGACCTACAAGAAGGTCAACCCGTCCCAGGCGCCGATCATGGTCTTGTCGCTGACCTCGGACGTGCTGGAAAAAGGCCAACTGTACGACCTGGCCTCGACCATCCTGTCCCAGAGCCTGTCGCAAGTGCAGGGCGTGGGTGAAGTGCAGATCGGCGGCAGCTCCCTGCCGGCGGTACGTATCGAACTCGAACCCCAGGCGCTGAACCAGTACGGCGTGGCGCTGGATGACGTGCGCAACACCATTGCCAACGCCAACGTGCGCCGGCCCAAGGGCTCGGTGGAGGACGATCAGCGACTGTGGCAGGTTCAGGCCAACGACCAGCTGGAAAAAGCCAAGGATTACGAATCGCTGATCATTCACTACGCCGGCGGTGCAGCCCTGCGCCTGAAGGACGTGGCCAAAGTCAGCGATGGCGTCGAAGACCGTTACAACAGCGGTTTCTTCAACGATGACTCGGCGGTGCTTCTGGTGATCAACCGCCAGGCCGGCGCCAACATCATCGAGACGGTCAACGAGATCAAGGCCCAGTTGCCAGCGTTGCAGGCCGTGCTGCCGGCCAGCGTCAAGCTGAACCTGGCCATGGACCGCTCGCCGGTGATCAAGGCGACCCTGCACGAAGCGGAGATGACCCTGCTGATCGCCGTGGCGCTGGTGATCCTCGTGGTGTTCCTGTTCCTCGGTAACTTCCGCGCCTCGCTGATCCCGACCCTGGCGGTGCCGGTGTCGCTGGTGGGCACCTTTGCCGTGATGTATCTGTACGGCTTTTCCCTGAACAACCTGTCGCTGATGGCGCTGATCCTCGCCACCGGCCTGGTGGTGGACGACGCCATCGTCGTGCTGGAGAACATTTCCCGGCACATCGACGAAGGTGTGAAACCGATGAAGGCTGCCTATCTGGGCGCCCAGGAAGTCGGCTTTACCTTGCTGTCGATGAACGTCTCGCTGGTGGCAGTGTTCCTGTCGATCCTGTTCATGGGCGGAATCATCGAAAGCCTGTTCCGCGAGTTCTCCATCACCTTGGCGGCGGCCATCGTCGTCTCGCTGGTGGTTTCGCTGACCCTGACCCCCATGCTGTGCGCGCGTTGGCTCAAGCCCCACACGCCGGGCCAGGAGAACCGTCTGCAACGCTGGAGCCAGCGCGCCAACGAGTGGATGGTCGGTAAATACGCCACCAGCCTCGACTGGGTTCTGCGTCATCGCCGCCTGACGTTGCTCAGTCTGTTCGTGACGGTTGGCGTTAACATTGCGCTGTATGTTGTTGTTCCTAAAACGTTTTTACCTCAGCAGGATACCGGCCAACTGATCGGATTCGTGCGCGGCGACGACGGCCTGTCGTTCAGTGTCATGCAACCGAAAATGGAGACGTTCCGCCGTGCGGTCCTCAAGGATGACGCCGTGGAAAGCGTCGCCGGCTTCATCGGTGGCACCAACGGCACCAACAACGCGTTCATGCTGGTGCGCCTCAAGCCGATCAAGGAACGCAGTATTTCCGCGCAAAAGGTTATCGAACGCCTGCGCAAGGAAATGCCCAAGGTTCCCGGTGCCCAGTTGATGCTGATGGCCGACCAGGATCTGCAATTCGGCGGCGGTCGCGAGCAGACCACTTCGCAGTATTCCTACATCCTGCAAAGCGGTGACCTGGGAGCGTTGCGCGAGTGGTATCCGAAGGTGGTCACCGCGCTCAGGGCCTTGCCGGAGCTGACGGCGATTGACGCCCGGGAAGGCCGCGGCGCCCAGCAAGTGAAGCTGATCGTCGATCGCGATCAGGCCAAGCGCCTGGGCATCGACATGGACATGGTCACGGCGGTGCTGAACAACGCCTACAGCCAGCGGCAGATTTCCACCATCTACGACAGCCTCAACCAGTATCAGGTGGTGATGGAGGTCAATCAGAAATACGCCCAGGACCCGATCACCCTGAATCAGGTGCAGGTGATCACCGCCGACGGCGCGCGGGTGCCGCTGTCGACCATTGCCCATTACGAAAACAGCCTGGAAGACGATCGGGTCAGCCACGAAGGCCAGTTCGCCTCGGAAAGCATTTCCTTCGACATGGCCGAAGGCGTGACGGTCGAGCAGGGCAGTGCCGCCATCGAACGGGCGATTGCCGCCGTGGGCCTGCCGGAAGATGTGATCGCGAAAATGGCCGGCACCGCCGACGCCTTCGCCGCGACCCAGAAGAGCCAGCCGTTCATGATCCTCGGTGCGCTGGTGGCGGTGTATCTGGTGCTCGGCGTGCTCTATGAAAGCTACATCCATCCGTTGACCATTCTTTCGACCCTGCCGTCGGCGGGTGTTGGCGCGTTGCTGTCGATCTATGCGCTGGGCGGGGAGTTCAGCCTGATCTCGTTGCTGGGGCTGTTCCTGCTGATCGGCGTGGTGAAGAAAAACGCCATTCTGATGATCGATCTGGCGCTGCAACTGGAACGCCATCAGGGCATGGCGCCACTGGAGTCGATCCGCAATGCCTGCCTGCAACGTCTGCGGCCCATCCTTATGACCACCCTGGCAGCGATTCTCGGTGCCTTGCCGCTGCTGCTCAGCCGCGCCGAAGGTGCGGAAATGCGCCAGCCGCTGGGCCTGACCATCATCGGCGGGCTGATCTTCAGCCAGGTGCTGACCCTTTACACCACCCCGGTGGTTTACCTCTATCTCGACAAACTGCGCCATCGCTTCAACAAATGGCGCGGGGTGCGTACTGATGCTGCTCTGGAAACTCCGCTATGA